In Nocardioides marinus, one DNA window encodes the following:
- a CDS encoding gamma carbonic anhydrase family protein, whose amino-acid sequence MIIVEFEGKRPRVHPEAFVAETATLIGAVTVEQGASVWYGAVLRGDICTIVVREGSNIQDNSVLHAAPGHTLTIGPHATVGHSCTVHGREVGEKALVGNGSTLLDDSVVGPGTLVGAGSVVTPGTSIPGGMVATGIPCKAIKPVEGTSSQLWIDSNAEYYRDLADRHRRTARTVDPLV is encoded by the coding sequence GTGATCATCGTCGAGTTCGAGGGCAAGCGCCCCCGCGTCCACCCCGAGGCCTTCGTCGCCGAGACCGCCACCCTCATCGGTGCCGTGACCGTCGAGCAGGGCGCGAGCGTCTGGTACGGCGCCGTCCTGCGCGGCGACATCTGCACGATCGTGGTGCGGGAGGGCTCCAACATCCAGGACAACTCGGTCCTGCACGCCGCACCGGGGCACACCCTCACCATCGGTCCCCACGCGACCGTCGGGCACTCCTGCACGGTCCACGGGCGCGAGGTCGGCGAGAAGGCGCTCGTCGGCAACGGCAGCACGTTGCTCGACGACTCCGTGGTGGGTCCCGGCACGCTGGTCGGCGCCGGCTCGGTCGTCACCCCGGGCACCTCGATCCCCGGCGGGATGGTCGCCACCGGGATCCCCTGCAAGGCGATCAAGCCGGTCGAGGGCACCAGCTCCCAGCTGTGGATCGACTCCAACGCGGAGTACTACCGCGACCTGGCAGACCGGCACCGTCGTACTGCGCGCACCGTCGACCCGCTGGTCTAG
- a CDS encoding S8 family serine peptidase encodes MRPTIRSSVRPSVRAAASIVATLGLAAGGVAAAQPATAAAPAAEPTSSLLGGLADLTELRDYVVTVDPAVDVVPRLARELTKPLGGTVLYTYDEVLNGFAVRLPSVAASALRALPVVETVRRDVRAVATGEQPGATWGIDRTDQRSLPLDSTFEYADDAGRDAHVYVIDTGLNPDHAEFTGRVGTGRNFVAGGLLGFGSVDPTAWTDCNGHGTHVSSTAAGTTWGIAKKATVHAVRVLNCQGSGSGAAIIAGIDWVAQNAEPQSVANLSLGTVSRSADVDNAVTALVQSGVAVAVAAGNDNKDACTTSPAAAPAVLTTGSTERTDARSSFSNYGTCVDLFAPGSSITAADYRNTTGSTVLSGTSMASPHVAGVLALVRSIDPGLSATAAQDVVVEGSSASKVTNPGAGSPNKLLWSGVAVDDPSIDRAPTAAFTSSCDGLTCAFDASGSRDDRGIASYSWSFGDGASGSGVSPSHAYSTGGALTVTLTVTDTGGQTATTSGQVAPFDPSSVPCTDCTEYSGTLANGGTAYPAGSAGFTASGALKGWLRGPAAANFDLTLQQRSCGLLWCSWTDLASSRTPGSEEEINRSVANGTYRWVITSASGSGDWQFWGDPR; translated from the coding sequence GTGCGTCCGACCATCCGCTCGTCGGTCCGCCCGTCCGTCCGTGCCGCCGCGAGCATCGTCGCGACCCTCGGCCTGGCGGCCGGTGGTGTCGCGGCCGCGCAGCCCGCGACCGCCGCCGCTCCGGCCGCCGAGCCGACGTCCTCGCTGCTGGGGGGTCTCGCCGACCTGACCGAGCTGCGCGACTACGTGGTCACCGTCGACCCGGCCGTCGACGTGGTCCCGCGGCTCGCCCGCGAGCTGACGAAGCCGCTCGGCGGCACGGTCCTCTACACCTACGACGAGGTGCTCAACGGCTTCGCCGTCCGCCTCCCGAGCGTGGCCGCCTCGGCCCTGCGCGCGCTGCCGGTCGTCGAGACCGTGCGTCGCGACGTCCGGGCGGTCGCCACCGGTGAGCAGCCCGGCGCGACCTGGGGCATCGACCGCACCGACCAGCGCTCGCTCCCGCTCGACTCCACCTTCGAGTACGCCGACGACGCCGGCCGCGACGCCCACGTCTACGTCATCGACACCGGCCTCAACCCCGACCACGCCGAGTTCACCGGCCGCGTCGGGACCGGTCGCAACTTCGTGGCCGGTGGGCTGCTCGGCTTCGGCTCGGTCGACCCGACCGCCTGGACCGACTGCAACGGCCACGGCACCCACGTCAGCAGCACCGCCGCCGGCACCACCTGGGGCATCGCCAAGAAGGCCACCGTCCACGCTGTGCGCGTGCTCAACTGCCAGGGCTCGGGCAGCGGTGCGGCGATCATCGCCGGCATCGACTGGGTCGCCCAGAACGCCGAGCCGCAGTCGGTCGCGAACCTCTCGCTCGGCACGGTCAGCCGCTCCGCCGACGTCGACAACGCCGTCACCGCGCTCGTGCAGTCCGGCGTCGCCGTCGCCGTCGCCGCGGGCAACGACAACAAGGACGCCTGCACCACCTCCCCGGCGGCGGCGCCGGCCGTCCTGACCACCGGCTCCACCGAGCGCACCGACGCCCGGTCGTCGTTCTCCAACTACGGCACCTGCGTCGACCTGTTCGCCCCCGGCAGCAGCATCACCGCCGCCGACTACCGCAACACCACCGGCTCGACCGTGCTGAGCGGTACGTCGATGGCCAGCCCGCACGTCGCCGGCGTCCTGGCCCTGGTCCGCTCGATCGACCCGGGGCTGTCCGCCACCGCGGCGCAGGACGTCGTCGTGGAGGGGTCCAGCGCCTCCAAGGTCACCAACCCGGGCGCGGGGTCCCCCAACAAGTTGCTGTGGTCGGGCGTCGCGGTCGACGACCCGAGCATCGACCGGGCGCCGACCGCCGCGTTCACGAGCAGCTGCGACGGCCTCACCTGCGCCTTCGACGCCAGCGGCTCCCGCGACGACAGGGGCATCGCGTCGTACTCCTGGTCCTTCGGCGACGGTGCCTCCGGCAGCGGCGTCAGCCCCTCGCACGCCTACTCCACCGGCGGTGCGCTGACCGTGACCCTCACCGTCACCGACACCGGCGGGCAGACCGCGACCACCAGTGGTCAGGTCGCGCCGTTCGACCCGAGCTCGGTGCCCTGCACTGACTGCACGGAGTACTCCGGCACCCTGGCCAACGGCGGCACCGCCTACCCGGCCGGCTCCGCGGGCTTCACCGCCAGCGGTGCGCTGAAGGGCTGGCTGCGCGGCCCCGCGGCCGCGAACTTCGACCTCACGCTCCAGCAGCGCTCCTGTGGCCTGCTGTGGTGCTCGTGGACCGACCTCGCCTCCAGCCGCACTCCCGGCTCGGAGGAGGAGATCAACCGCAGCGTCGCCAACGGCACCTACCGCTGGGTGATCACCTCGGCGAGCGGCTCCGGTGACTGGCAGTTCTGGGGCGACCCCCGCTGA
- a CDS encoding crotonase/enoyl-CoA hydratase family protein, protein MSHQSMSPESPGPSVRVERDGPVTTVVIDRPHARNAVDGPTAAALAAAFREFDADPEQRVAVLHGDGGTFCAGADLKAIGTPEGNRVDPLPADGPMGPTRMRVSKPVIAAIEGHAVAGGLELAIWCDLRVAAGDAVLGVFCRRWGVPLIDGGTVRLPRLIGTSRAMDLILTGRPVDAWEAERMGLVNRVVPVGQARVEAETLARQLAGLPQTCLAEDRLSVLESEGLTEEQALEVEHRHGLVSLTGAVEGAQRFVAGEGRHGQPLGG, encoded by the coding sequence ATGTCTCACCAGAGCATGTCCCCCGAGTCCCCGGGGCCGTCGGTGCGTGTGGAGCGCGACGGTCCGGTGACCACCGTCGTCATCGACCGCCCGCACGCCCGCAACGCTGTCGACGGCCCGACCGCCGCCGCCCTGGCGGCGGCGTTCCGGGAGTTCGACGCCGACCCGGAGCAGCGCGTCGCGGTGCTCCACGGCGACGGCGGCACGTTCTGCGCGGGCGCCGATCTCAAGGCCATCGGCACGCCGGAGGGCAACCGCGTCGATCCGCTCCCCGCCGACGGGCCGATGGGCCCCACCCGGATGCGCGTGTCCAAGCCGGTGATCGCCGCGATCGAGGGCCACGCCGTGGCCGGCGGGCTGGAGCTGGCGATCTGGTGCGACCTGCGGGTCGCCGCCGGGGACGCGGTCCTCGGGGTCTTCTGTCGCCGCTGGGGCGTGCCCCTCATCGACGGCGGCACCGTGCGGCTGCCGCGGCTCATCGGCACCAGTCGCGCCATGGACCTGATCCTCACCGGTCGTCCCGTCGACGCCTGGGAGGCCGAGCGGATGGGTCTGGTCAACCGGGTCGTGCCGGTCGGCCAGGCGCGGGTCGAGGCCGAGACGCTGGCCCGCCAGCTCGCCGGCCTGCCGCAGACCTGCCTGGCCGAGGACCGGCTCTCGGTGCTGGAGTCGGAAGGCCTGACCGAGGAGCAGGCGCTCGAGGTCGAGCACCGGCACGGGCTGGTCTCGCTCACCGGGGCCGTCGAGGGTGCGCAGCGGTTCGTGGCCGGCGAGGGTCGGCACGGGCAGCCGCTTGGCGGGTGA
- a CDS encoding RNA polymerase sigma factor: MLAAASQGRPEGFSHLWTEYAPPVRAFVTRLGCAEPDETVNDVFAQVFARIDRFRGDEPGFRGLLFTVARRRVVDARRRRGREVSTVPLEAMFDDERGPSQEGPAKVEQLDAVRALLGCLTDDQRHVVLLRVIADLDIGQTAAVMGRRPGAVKALQARALARLRECATEGER, translated from the coding sequence GTGCTCGCCGCCGCGTCGCAAGGACGACCCGAAGGGTTCTCCCACTTGTGGACGGAGTACGCCCCACCCGTGCGGGCCTTCGTCACGAGGCTCGGCTGTGCCGAGCCGGACGAGACCGTCAACGACGTGTTCGCCCAGGTGTTCGCGAGGATCGACCGATTCCGCGGTGACGAGCCAGGATTCCGGGGCCTGCTGTTCACGGTGGCCCGACGCCGTGTCGTCGACGCCAGGCGCCGACGTGGACGGGAAGTGTCCACGGTGCCGCTGGAGGCGATGTTCGACGATGAGCGCGGACCGTCCCAGGAGGGCCCTGCGAAAGTCGAGCAACTCGACGCGGTTCGTGCCCTACTCGGCTGCCTCACCGACGACCAACGCCACGTGGTGCTGCTGCGCGTGATCGCGGATCTAGACATCGGGCAGACCGCTGCGGTGATGGGGCGTCGCCCCGGCGCCGTCAAGGCCTTACAGGCGAGGGCGCTGGCCCGGTTGCGCGAGTGTGCCACTGAGGGGGAACGATGA
- a CDS encoding AAA family ATPase — translation MGQDGSVTWFSSPSDAAERLTATGYLADTATATTTFLAGALEKPLLLEGPAGVGKTELAKAVARSTGAELVRLQCYEGLDEARALYEWNYKKQLLRIQASQGQTWDETHDDIFTDEFLLTRPLLTAIRREQPTVLLIDEVDKTDVEVEGLLLEVLSDFQVTIPEMGTIAAVRRPYVVLTSNATRELSEAVKRRCLYLHLEYPDADRERDIVLSQVPDLEEGVATQLVTLVGRLRELELKKAPSIAESIDWARTLLALEIKDLDDAAVTATLGVVLKHVTDTERAVKELRLARA, via the coding sequence ATGGGCCAGGATGGTTCGGTGACCTGGTTCTCCTCCCCGTCCGACGCCGCCGAGCGGCTCACCGCCACCGGATACCTCGCGGACACCGCGACGGCGACCACCACCTTCCTCGCCGGTGCGCTGGAGAAGCCGCTGCTCCTCGAGGGCCCGGCCGGCGTCGGGAAGACCGAGCTGGCCAAGGCCGTCGCACGCTCCACCGGCGCGGAGCTGGTGCGCCTGCAGTGCTACGAGGGGCTCGACGAGGCCCGCGCGTTGTACGAGTGGAACTACAAGAAGCAGCTGCTGCGCATCCAGGCCAGCCAGGGCCAGACGTGGGACGAGACCCACGACGACATCTTCACCGATGAGTTCCTGCTGACCCGCCCGCTGCTGACCGCGATCCGGCGCGAGCAGCCGACCGTGCTGCTGATCGACGAGGTCGACAAGACCGACGTCGAGGTCGAGGGCCTGCTGCTGGAGGTGCTCAGCGACTTCCAGGTCACGATCCCGGAGATGGGCACGATCGCAGCCGTGCGCCGCCCGTACGTCGTGCTCACCTCCAACGCCACCCGCGAGCTGTCCGAGGCGGTCAAGCGGCGCTGCCTCTACCTGCACCTGGAGTACCCCGACGCCGACCGCGAGCGCGACATCGTGCTCTCCCAGGTCCCCGATCTGGAGGAGGGCGTGGCGACCCAGCTGGTCACGCTCGTGGGCCGGCTGCGCGAGCTGGAGCTGAAGAAGGCGCCCTCGATCGCGGAGTCCATCGACTGGGCCCGCACCCTGCTGGCCCTGGAGATCAAGGACCTCGACGACGCCGCCGTCACCGCCACCCTCGGGGTGGTGCTCAAGCACGTCACCGACACCGAGCGCGCGGTCAAGGAGCTGCGCCTGGCCCGCGCCTGA
- a CDS encoding vWA domain-containing protein, translated as MSTRSGLLDRHIAFLEALRAAGLPVSISEDLDAVAVLQALDWADRASLKEGYAATLVKRHQWRPTFDALFDLYFPRMIGEGAGGRLDPAAEGVEGEAGEPGDGGDDQEAPVGARDNGAALAEFRERLEQALLDGDQEALDALAVEMVGRFGAMPGRGPGLSSWSAYTAIQRVAPGELVEQIVQGLMADGRTEEEADRLAGRRIGGFTRQVEADARRRIGEEKGPDHVAQAALRPTIDRLDFLSMRRSDLEEMRREIQPLARRLATRLTQQHHAHRRGPLDFRRTVRASVSTGGVPLTTHHKPKRPHRSELVVLCDVSGSVANFAQFTLLLVFALRDQFTKVRAFTFIDHVHEVTHHFKPGADVVDVMTELAASTAHAALWGRTNYGRALTTFAERHSDAIGPRTALLVLGDARSNYSDLAVDTLAELADQCRHAWWLNPEHQRHWDTGDSAASRYGEAMPMVECRNLTQLTEFVHQVL; from the coding sequence ATGAGCACCCGTTCCGGCCTGCTGGACCGCCACATCGCCTTCCTCGAGGCGCTGCGCGCGGCCGGCCTGCCCGTCTCCATCTCCGAGGACCTCGACGCCGTCGCGGTGCTGCAGGCCCTCGACTGGGCCGACCGCGCCTCGCTCAAGGAGGGGTACGCCGCCACGCTGGTCAAGCGGCACCAGTGGCGGCCGACGTTCGACGCGCTCTTCGACCTCTACTTCCCGCGGATGATCGGGGAGGGCGCCGGTGGGCGGCTGGACCCCGCGGCCGAGGGCGTCGAGGGCGAGGCCGGTGAGCCGGGCGACGGCGGCGACGACCAGGAGGCACCCGTTGGCGCCCGCGACAACGGGGCGGCGCTGGCGGAGTTCCGCGAGCGCCTGGAGCAGGCGCTGCTCGACGGCGACCAGGAGGCCCTCGACGCGCTGGCGGTCGAGATGGTCGGCCGGTTCGGCGCGATGCCCGGGCGCGGCCCCGGGCTGTCGTCGTGGTCGGCGTACACCGCGATCCAGCGGGTCGCCCCCGGCGAGCTCGTCGAGCAGATCGTGCAGGGGCTGATGGCCGACGGACGCACCGAGGAGGAGGCCGACCGGCTGGCCGGCCGCCGCATCGGCGGTTTCACCCGGCAGGTCGAGGCCGATGCCCGGCGCCGGATCGGGGAGGAGAAGGGCCCCGACCACGTCGCGCAGGCGGCGCTGCGCCCCACCATCGACCGGCTGGACTTCCTCTCCATGCGGCGCAGCGACCTGGAGGAGATGCGCCGCGAGATCCAGCCGCTCGCGCGGCGGCTCGCGACCCGGCTCACCCAGCAGCACCACGCCCACCGCCGCGGCCCGCTGGACTTCCGCCGCACCGTGCGTGCCTCGGTGTCCACCGGTGGCGTGCCGCTGACCACCCACCACAAGCCCAAGCGCCCGCACCGCAGCGAGCTGGTGGTGCTCTGCGACGTGAGCGGGTCGGTGGCCAACTTCGCGCAGTTCACGCTGCTGCTGGTCTTCGCGCTGCGCGACCAGTTCACCAAGGTGCGCGCCTTCACCTTCATCGACCACGTGCACGAGGTGACCCACCACTTCAAGCCCGGGGCCGACGTGGTGGACGTGATGACCGAGCTGGCGGCCAGCACGGCCCACGCCGCGCTGTGGGGCCGCACCAACTACGGCAGGGCGCTGACGACCTTCGCCGAGCGGCACTCCGACGCGATCGGCCCGCGCACCGCGCTGCTCGTGCTGGGCGATGCCCGCTCCAACTACTCCGACCTCGCCGTCGACACGCTCGCCGAGCTCGCCGACCAGTGCCGGCACGCCTGGTGGCTCAACCCCGAGCACCAGCGGCACTGGGACACCGGCGACTCCGCGGCCTCGCGCTACGGCGAGGCGATGCCGATGGTCGAGTGCCGCAACCTCACCCAGCTCACGGAGTTCGTCCACCAGGTCCTCTGA
- a CDS encoding YncE family protein: protein MSRLVRSALATGVGAALALGAAAPVTTSASAAPASSVVATAPAAQVLAAAPGKTKGKDLRRVVYVGNNWDGTADVLLPGSFKRIGRLDIVPDYDERIAEISLNPYRLAYFIAIQQLIGEGHDQLVDDMYSSNDGRLLIVSRPSFADVVALDLATGEIVWRFAVDGVRSDHMALSPDGETVVVSASTGNVVHALDVETGEEVGRFESGGSPHESVYLDDGETILHASIGMVYSPLDDPVLDATKQERVLQLVDADTYEVTRRYDLRAALDEAGLEDVSTAVRPLTHTPDDDTFIFQLSFFHGFVVMDRETGEITKVKKLPNLIPDTPRELYLLDSAHHGISMDPTGKHICVAGTMSDYATVVSYPRMKRSKLIKGGLKPYWVTQSWNGKHCYISWSGSDTVSKISYKLAKIVRTTDVGYHPQRVRNGFIQRSYVADLPQDQPGHG from the coding sequence ATGTCCCGCCTCGTCCGCTCCGCGCTCGCCACGGGCGTGGGTGCTGCCCTCGCCCTGGGTGCCGCCGCCCCGGTGACGACGTCCGCCTCGGCGGCGCCCGCATCGTCGGTCGTGGCCACGGCTCCTGCCGCCCAGGTGCTCGCCGCCGCGCCGGGGAAGACGAAGGGGAAGGACCTGCGCCGCGTCGTGTACGTCGGCAACAACTGGGACGGCACCGCCGACGTCCTGCTCCCGGGCAGCTTCAAGCGGATCGGGCGGCTCGACATCGTCCCCGACTACGACGAGCGGATCGCCGAGATCAGCCTCAACCCCTACCGGCTGGCCTACTTCATCGCGATCCAGCAGCTGATCGGCGAGGGCCACGACCAGCTCGTGGACGACATGTACTCCTCCAACGACGGCCGGCTGCTCATCGTGTCCCGGCCCTCCTTCGCCGACGTGGTCGCCCTCGACCTAGCCACCGGGGAGATCGTGTGGCGCTTCGCCGTCGACGGCGTGCGGTCGGACCACATGGCCCTCTCGCCCGACGGCGAGACCGTCGTGGTGTCGGCCTCGACCGGCAACGTCGTGCACGCCCTGGACGTCGAGACCGGCGAGGAGGTCGGCCGCTTCGAGTCCGGCGGCTCCCCGCACGAGTCGGTCTACCTCGACGACGGCGAGACGATCCTGCACGCGAGCATCGGCATGGTCTACAGCCCGCTCGACGACCCGGTGCTGGACGCCACCAAGCAGGAGCGGGTGCTGCAGCTGGTCGACGCCGACACCTACGAGGTGACCCGCCGCTACGACCTGCGCGCCGCGCTGGACGAGGCGGGTCTCGAGGACGTCTCCACCGCCGTCCGGCCGCTGACCCACACCCCTGACGACGACACGTTCATCTTCCAGCTCTCCTTCTTCCACGGCTTCGTGGTGATGGACCGCGAGACCGGCGAGATCACCAAGGTCAAGAAGCTGCCCAACCTCATCCCCGACACCCCGCGCGAGCTCTACCTGCTCGACTCCGCGCACCACGGCATCTCGATGGACCCGACCGGCAAGCACATCTGTGTCGCGGGCACGATGTCGGACTACGCGACCGTCGTGTCGTACCCGCGGATGAAGCGCTCGAAGCTGATCAAGGGCGGGCTGAAGCCCTACTGGGTCACCCAGTCCTGGAACGGCAAGCACTGCTACATCTCGTGGTCGGGCTCCGACACCGTCTCCAAGATCTCCTACAAGTTGGCGAAGATCGTGCGGACCACCGACGTGGGCTACCACCCGCAGCGGGTGCGCAACGGGTTCATCCAGCGTTCCTACGTCGCCGACCTCCCGCAGGACCAGCCCGGTCACGGCTGA
- a CDS encoding glycosyltransferase yields MTTRVRRSAPARWYARLGRRGQAAVEIGLGTVAPPVVGLCAYVLVAWSPAQGALEMWFWVLFASLLGTAFLIAIETARAFRFPDPPLKRPVEVLDLPRVATVVAAYLPNEQATIVESLHAHLAIDYPRDRHLVVLAYNTPVPLMVERELQELADREPRLLVVEAAGSTSKVENLEVAMELLRGHVDVVGVFDADHHPHPSCARRAAQWLADAAGEERYDVVQGQCAIRNDRDTFVTRTVAAEFATLYAVAHPGRTVTHDFGLFGGSNGWWRAEVLDELGLDGRMLTEDIDVSMRALDQGRRLAMDPRILSYELAPTDWSGWWKQRTRWAQGWHEVSLRHCAALLLNRRLSLVQRRGVAFLLAWRAVHPFLATQLVPLVIAMAWATDRRVVWDLLFFIVAAIGVNGVPVLQAVAANRLAAPGIGARPGLFARYVLVSVLGYAELRMSVTRGAVVRHLLGAHSWDVTARTSQAPAHGADPAPAEHRRDLEIAL; encoded by the coding sequence ATGACCACACGCGTGCGCCGCAGTGCGCCGGCGAGGTGGTACGCGCGCCTCGGACGGCGCGGCCAGGCGGCCGTGGAGATCGGCTTGGGGACCGTGGCGCCACCCGTCGTGGGTCTGTGCGCCTACGTGCTGGTGGCCTGGTCGCCCGCACAGGGTGCGCTGGAGATGTGGTTCTGGGTGCTGTTCGCCTCGCTGCTGGGCACGGCGTTCCTCATCGCCATCGAGACCGCGCGGGCCTTCCGGTTCCCCGACCCGCCGCTGAAGCGGCCGGTCGAGGTCCTGGACCTGCCGCGGGTGGCGACGGTGGTGGCGGCGTACCTGCCCAACGAGCAAGCCACCATCGTGGAGTCCCTGCACGCCCACCTGGCCATCGACTACCCGCGCGACCGGCACCTGGTCGTGCTGGCCTACAACACGCCGGTGCCGCTGATGGTGGAGCGCGAGCTGCAGGAGCTCGCGGACCGCGAGCCCCGGTTGTTGGTGGTCGAGGCGGCCGGCTCGACGTCGAAGGTGGAGAACCTCGAGGTCGCGATGGAGCTGCTGCGCGGCCACGTCGACGTGGTCGGTGTCTTCGACGCCGACCACCACCCGCACCCCTCCTGCGCGCGCCGTGCCGCGCAGTGGCTGGCGGACGCCGCCGGCGAGGAACGCTACGACGTGGTGCAGGGGCAGTGCGCGATCCGCAACGACCGCGACACGTTCGTCACCCGGACCGTCGCCGCCGAGTTCGCGACGCTGTACGCCGTCGCCCACCCGGGCCGCACCGTCACCCACGACTTCGGCCTCTTCGGCGGCAGCAACGGCTGGTGGCGCGCGGAGGTGCTCGACGAGCTCGGCCTCGACGGCCGGATGCTCACCGAGGACATCGACGTCTCGATGCGGGCGCTGGACCAGGGCCGCCGGCTCGCGATGGACCCGCGCATCCTCTCCTACGAGCTGGCCCCCACCGACTGGAGCGGCTGGTGGAAGCAGCGCACCCGCTGGGCCCAGGGCTGGCACGAGGTGAGCCTGCGCCACTGTGCGGCGCTGCTGCTCAACCGGCGGCTGAGCCTGGTGCAGCGCCGGGGCGTGGCCTTCCTGCTCGCCTGGCGGGCCGTCCACCCCTTCCTCGCGACCCAGCTCGTCCCGCTGGTGATCGCGATGGCCTGGGCCACCGACCGACGTGTCGTGTGGGACCTGCTGTTCTTCATCGTGGCCGCCATCGGGGTCAACGGGGTCCCCGTCCTGCAGGCCGTCGCCGCCAACCGGCTGGCAGCGCCCGGGATCGGCGCCCGACCGGGGCTCTTCGCCCGCTACGTCCTGGTCTCGGTGCTCGGGTACGCCGAGCTGCGCATGAGCGTCACCCGTGGCGCGGTGGTGCGGCACCTGCTCGGCGCACACTCGTGGGACGTCACCGCACGCACGTCCCAGGCCCCGGCGCACGGAGCCGACCCAGCTCCCGCCGAGCACCGTCGCGACCTGGAGATCGCCCTGTGA
- a CDS encoding acyltransferase family protein — translation MTAAQTSFAVDRRNDQGFLRSTERKGAGAGFKVRGVEGWRGVAALAVVAVHAWQVMDTDDDGLGPLYETPGLLTAILSVDLVVDLFFVLSGLLLFLPFVVAAFDDRRHVPSGDDFLWRRVFRFIPTYWLLVIVCWSMRNYGITTADWLDLVEHLLLVQAFDSERIFATIGPAWTLSVDWMFYVALAIFAPAWVRWVRQVEGDARRAARLLGPVAAVALASVLYKLNVDFVWQIEPDRWAWRFGPAAKADDFAIGMAAAVLVVWMGSRRIPAWASLVLAVTGVWLLFEARRTFYYVPDTVLESLRHPVASVGWTLILLAVMTCRSDRPARWVDNALMLRLSVVAFTVYLVHEPVAIGFENLGLIDTDPNGYLHNYLLIAIAALALAWVVHRVVEEPFVDVGSLRPREGGRKDLYAELDMPPLPAHAGVPGALRADVLEAQGTRRTSLEMEVLSR, via the coding sequence GTGACCGCCGCGCAGACGTCCTTCGCCGTCGACCGGCGCAACGACCAGGGCTTCCTGCGCAGCACCGAGCGCAAGGGCGCGGGCGCGGGGTTCAAGGTGCGCGGGGTCGAGGGGTGGCGCGGCGTCGCTGCGCTCGCGGTCGTGGCGGTGCACGCCTGGCAGGTGATGGACACCGACGACGACGGCCTCGGGCCGCTGTACGAGACCCCCGGCCTGCTGACCGCGATCCTGTCCGTGGACCTGGTCGTCGACCTGTTCTTCGTGCTCTCGGGCCTGCTGCTGTTCCTGCCGTTCGTCGTCGCGGCCTTCGACGACCGGCGCCACGTCCCGTCCGGGGACGACTTCCTGTGGCGCCGGGTGTTCCGGTTCATCCCGACGTACTGGCTGCTGGTCATCGTGTGCTGGAGCATGCGCAACTACGGCATCACGACCGCCGACTGGTTGGACCTGGTGGAGCACCTGCTGCTGGTCCAGGCCTTCGACTCCGAGCGGATCTTCGCCACGATCGGCCCGGCGTGGACCCTGTCGGTGGACTGGATGTTCTACGTCGCGCTGGCGATCTTCGCCCCCGCCTGGGTCCGCTGGGTGCGACAGGTCGAGGGCGACGCCCGCCGTGCTGCTCGGCTGCTCGGCCCGGTGGCCGCGGTGGCCCTGGCCTCGGTGCTCTACAAGCTCAACGTGGACTTCGTCTGGCAGATCGAGCCCGACCGCTGGGCCTGGCGCTTCGGGCCGGCCGCCAAGGCCGACGACTTCGCGATCGGCATGGCCGCCGCCGTGCTCGTGGTGTGGATGGGCAGCCGTCGCATCCCGGCGTGGGCCAGCCTGGTGCTCGCCGTCACCGGCGTCTGGCTGCTCTTCGAGGCGCGCCGCACGTTCTACTACGTGCCCGACACGGTGCTGGAGAGCCTGCGGCACCCGGTCGCCTCGGTGGGGTGGACGCTCATCCTGCTGGCGGTGATGACCTGTCGGTCCGACCGACCGGCGCGCTGGGTCGACAACGCGCTGATGCTCCGGCTGAGCGTCGTGGCGTTCACCGTCTACCTCGTCCACGAGCCCGTGGCGATCGGGTTCGAGAACCTCGGCCTGATCGACACCGACCCGAACGGCTACCTGCACAACTACCTGCTGATCGCGATCGCTGCGCTCGCACTGGCCTGGGTGGTCCACCGGGTGGTCGAGGAGCCCTTCGTCGACGTCGGCTCGCTGCGCCCGCGTGAGGGCGGCCGCAAGGACCTCTACGCCGAGCTCGACATGCCACCCCTCCCGGCGCACGCCGGTGTCCCCGGCGCCCTGCGCGCCGACGTCCTCGAAGCCCAGGGCACGCGACGCACGTCCCTGGAGATGGAGGTGCTCTCCCGATGA